In one Nostoc sp. KVJ3 genomic region, the following are encoded:
- a CDS encoding dolichyl-phosphate-mannose--protein mannosyltransferase: MLGIFILSLALRFWGLERFNTLVFDEVYFAKFGNNYLTHTPFFNAHPPLSQYIIGIGIWIGSHIPFWHDTVNGLTGSMRSPWTYRWLNALTGSFIPLVVAAIAYQLSYRRSFAIIAGLFTACDGIFLVESRYALSNIYIVIFGLLGHWFLLLALENHNRRRSFWLVFAGIAFGASVGTKWNGLWFLSGAYLIWLAAWIIRGIHSFSNSKLFLKEAGEELESRIEEGGVSTYSPPSLAFPLSQTPLQNLTQLNIFQMLFYLGIIPASIYSIIWIPHLQLDKTYGFIEVHRQILKFHLQLGGNSPNVHPYCAAWYKWPLMTRPMAYYYQTAESITEPLPVMGPPLPAGTGKVIYDVHAMGNPFLWWFGVAAILFLVGMLVSQTIIPWVKEKRFSVPTTLSVDTWIGLYLVINYTANLAPWVEVTRCAFIYHYMCALVFVFLAIAWFVDQCLRSYYQQLRVLGVTITFIILAAFIFWMPIYLGLPLSPDGYKLRMWFNSWI, from the coding sequence ATGTTGGGTATATTTATCCTCTCACTCGCCTTACGGTTTTGGGGACTGGAGCGATTCAACACTCTGGTATTTGATGAAGTTTACTTTGCCAAATTTGGTAATAATTATCTCACGCATACACCATTTTTTAATGCTCATCCGCCCCTCAGTCAATATATAATCGGCATTGGCATTTGGATTGGTAGTCACATTCCCTTTTGGCACGATACCGTAAATGGGCTGACAGGTTCAATGCGATCGCCTTGGACTTATCGGTGGTTAAATGCCCTCACCGGCTCATTTATTCCTTTAGTTGTGGCTGCGATCGCTTATCAGTTGAGTTATCGCCGTAGCTTTGCAATCATAGCAGGTTTGTTTACAGCTTGTGATGGCATCTTTCTAGTTGAATCTCGCTATGCTTTAAGTAATATTTATATCGTCATCTTTGGTTTATTAGGGCATTGGTTTTTATTATTGGCATTAGAGAACCACAATCGGCGACGTTCATTTTGGTTAGTTTTTGCTGGCATTGCTTTTGGTGCTTCAGTTGGTACTAAGTGGAATGGTTTATGGTTTCTATCGGGTGCTTATCTCATTTGGCTAGCAGCTTGGATAATTCGAGGAATCCATTCTTTTTCTAACTCCAAACTCTTTTTGAAAGAGGCAGGAGAGGAGCTAGAAAGCAGAATAGAGGAGGGAGGAGTTAGTACTTATTCTCCCCCATCCCTAGCATTTCCCTTATCTCAGACACCACTACAAAACTTGACTCAGCTAAATATTTTCCAGATGTTATTTTATCTAGGAATTATCCCAGCTTCTATCTACAGCATCATCTGGATTCCTCACCTTCAGTTAGATAAAACTTATGGATTTATAGAAGTACATCGGCAAATTTTGAAATTTCACTTACAGCTAGGTGGTAATAGTCCTAACGTACATCCTTATTGTGCTGCCTGGTACAAATGGCCTTTGATGACTCGACCAATGGCATATTATTATCAAACGGCTGAGAGTATCACCGAACCATTACCTGTAATGGGGCCACCTTTACCTGCCGGTACTGGAAAAGTTATTTATGATGTCCATGCAATGGGCAATCCCTTTTTATGGTGGTTTGGTGTCGCTGCCATATTGTTTTTAGTAGGGATGCTGGTATCACAGACAATAATTCCTTGGGTGAAGGAAAAGCGTTTTTCTGTGCCTACAACTCTGAGTGTTGATACTTGGATTGGTCTGTATTTAGTAATAAATTATACTGCCAACTTAGCGCCCTGGGTAGAGGTAACGAGGTGCGCTTTTATATACCATTATATGTGTGCATTAGTGTTTGTATTTTTAGCGATCGCTTGGTTTGTCGATCAGTGTCTTCGCAGTTATTATCAACAACTCCGGGTGCTAGGTGTCACCATTACTTTTATTATTCTCGCTGCTTTTATTTTCTGGATGCCTATTTATTTAGGTTTACCCCTCTCTCCTGACGGTTATAAGCTGCGAATGTGGTTTAACTCTTGGATCTGA
- the ppsA gene encoding phosphoenolpyruvate synthase, giving the protein MTTVSKSTLSPSAQERSLILWFDEVGIADIPLVGGKNASLGEMIQQLTPKGINVPTGFATTAYAYRHFIQSAGLEAKLRKLFADLDVEDVKNLRERGKKARSLLIHTPFPIELREAIATAYHNLCEQYHAETDVAVRSSATAEDLPDASFAGQQETYLNVVGAEGVLAACHKCFASIFTDRAISYRHTKGFDHFSIALAVGVQKMVRSDLATSGVMFSIDTETGFKDAALITAAYGLGENVVQGSVNPDEYYVFKPTLKAGFRPIIDKKLGSKELKMIYDDGSKFTKNVSVSPSDRGKFALSDEEILQLGTWACLIEDHYSQVHGIFTPMDIEWAKDGITNQLFIVQARPETVQSQKTGNVLRSYRLVLGNREWGIGNGEKSSHSSLADSQSPIPLVTGSAIGEAISQGKARLILDVQKLEQFQPGEVLVTERTDPDWEPIMKRASAIVTNSGGRTCHAAIIARELGVPAIVGCGNATEILKPGQEVTISCAEGEEGKVYAGLLPFEVEEVPLENLPRTHTQILMNVGNPQEALSLSAIPNDGVGLARTEFIIANQIQIHPMALIHYELLKDEFVKAKIADITSLYDDKPQYFVDKLAQGIGRIAAAFYPKPVIVRMSDFKSNEYANLLGGRQFEPNEENPMLGWRGAARYYDEGYREAFALECHALKRVREEMGLTNVIPMIPFCRTPDEGRLVLTEMAKNGLKQGVDGLQVYVMCELPSNVILAEEFAEVFDGFSIGSNDLTQLTLGIDRDSALVARLFDERSPAVKRMVKMAIEAAKKCDRKIGICGQAPSDYPEFAQFLVEQGIDSISLNPDSVLKTMLEVAKAEGNNS; this is encoded by the coding sequence ATGACTACAGTATCTAAAAGCACTTTATCTCCATCTGCCCAAGAACGATCGCTAATCTTGTGGTTTGATGAAGTTGGTATTGCTGATATCCCTTTAGTTGGGGGTAAAAATGCCTCACTGGGCGAAATGATTCAACAGCTAACGCCTAAAGGGATTAACGTTCCTACCGGATTTGCTACTACTGCTTATGCTTATCGTCATTTCATCCAATCAGCCGGGTTAGAAGCAAAGTTACGCAAACTCTTTGCCGACTTGGATGTTGAGGATGTCAAAAATTTACGCGAACGGGGAAAAAAAGCGCGATCGCTATTAATCCACACCCCATTTCCTATAGAATTGCGAGAGGCGATCGCTACAGCCTACCATAATCTTTGCGAACAATACCATGCAGAGACAGATGTGGCAGTCCGTTCTAGTGCCACCGCTGAAGACTTACCGGATGCTAGTTTTGCCGGACAGCAAGAAACTTACCTCAACGTTGTTGGTGCTGAAGGGGTTTTAGCAGCTTGTCATAAATGCTTTGCTTCCATATTTACTGACCGCGCTATTTCTTATCGCCACACTAAGGGATTTGACCACTTTAGCATTGCCCTTGCCGTTGGTGTGCAAAAAATGGTGCGCTCTGACTTAGCAACCTCTGGGGTGATGTTCTCCATTGACACAGAAACCGGATTTAAGGATGCAGCACTGATTACAGCCGCTTATGGTTTAGGTGAAAACGTTGTCCAAGGGTCTGTAAATCCCGATGAATATTATGTTTTTAAACCAACTTTAAAAGCTGGTTTCCGCCCAATTATCGATAAAAAATTGGGCAGCAAAGAACTGAAAATGATTTATGATGACGGTTCTAAATTTACGAAAAATGTGTCCGTTTCGCCCAGCGACAGAGGCAAGTTCGCCCTGAGTGATGAAGAGATTTTACAACTAGGAACTTGGGCGTGTTTAATTGAAGATCATTATTCTCAAGTCCACGGTATTTTCACTCCAATGGATATTGAGTGGGCAAAAGATGGAATTACTAACCAACTTTTTATTGTGCAAGCGCGTCCCGAAACCGTCCAGTCGCAGAAGACAGGAAATGTGCTGCGGAGTTATCGCTTGGTATTGGGGAATCGGGAATGGGGAATCGGGAATGGGGAAAAATCTTCCCACTCCTCACTCGCTGATTCCCAATCCCCAATTCCCCTGGTTACGGGAAGTGCAATTGGAGAAGCGATTAGTCAAGGGAAAGCCCGCCTAATTTTAGATGTTCAAAAACTCGAACAGTTTCAACCTGGGGAAGTTTTGGTGACAGAAAGAACTGACCCCGATTGGGAACCAATTATGAAACGCGCCAGTGCAATTGTCACCAACTCTGGTGGTAGAACATGCCATGCCGCAATTATTGCGCGAGAATTGGGTGTACCTGCGATCGTGGGATGTGGCAATGCTACAGAAATTTTGAAACCTGGTCAAGAGGTGACAATTTCTTGCGCCGAAGGAGAAGAAGGAAAAGTTTATGCAGGTTTATTACCTTTTGAAGTTGAAGAAGTTCCTTTAGAAAACTTACCGCGTACTCATACTCAAATTTTAATGAATGTGGGTAATCCCCAAGAAGCATTAAGTTTATCGGCAATTCCTAACGATGGCGTAGGTTTAGCAAGGACAGAATTTATCATTGCTAACCAAATCCAAATTCATCCAATGGCGCTGATTCATTATGAATTATTAAAAGATGAATTTGTCAAAGCTAAAATTGCTGATATTACCTCACTTTATGACGATAAACCTCAATATTTTGTAGATAAATTAGCTCAAGGGATAGGTCGAATTGCGGCGGCATTTTATCCCAAACCAGTAATTGTTAGAATGTCAGATTTCAAAAGTAATGAATATGCCAATTTATTAGGTGGGCGACAGTTTGAACCAAATGAAGAAAACCCGATGTTAGGTTGGCGAGGAGCGGCGCGTTACTATGATGAAGGCTACAGAGAAGCTTTTGCTTTAGAATGTCATGCCCTTAAACGGGTACGGGAAGAGATGGGTTTAACAAATGTTATTCCGATGATTCCTTTTTGTCGAACTCCTGATGAGGGGCGGTTGGTTTTGACAGAGATGGCAAAAAATGGTTTAAAGCAGGGTGTTGACGGCTTACAGGTTTATGTGATGTGTGAGTTGCCGAGTAATGTGATTCTGGCTGAGGAATTTGCTGAGGTATTTGATGGCTTCTCCATTGGTTCAAATGATTTAACTCAACTGACGCTAGGGATAGATAGGGATTCGGCATTGGTAGCGAGATTGTTTGATGAACGCAGTCCAGCGGTTAAACGAATGGTAAAAATGGCCATAGAAGCGGCGAAAAAATGCGATCGCAAAATCGGCATTTGTGGACAAGCACCCAGCGACTATCCAGAATTTGCTCAGTTTTTAGTTGAACAGGGAATTGATTCAATCAGTCTGAATCCAGATTCGGTTTTAAAGACAATGCTAGAAGTGGCAAAAGCTGAGGGTAATAATTCGTAA
- a CDS encoding XisI protein codes for MDTLEQYRQIICTILTEHTKIPYSYGDIQHETIFDKEQDRYLVMILGREPVPELSVTATRRVHGCLIHIDIIDGKIWIQRDGTEDGLATELVSAGVAKDQIVLGFRSEELRKNSEFAIA; via the coding sequence ATGGATACTCTGGAACAATACAGACAGATAATTTGCACCATTCTTACTGAACACACGAAAATTCCTTACTCTTACGGTGATATTCAGCATGAAACTATTTTTGATAAAGAACAGGATCGATATTTGGTGATGATTCTTGGTCGAGAACCAGTGCCTGAACTTTCTGTAACTGCAACACGCCGCGTTCATGGCTGTCTGATTCACATTGATATTATTGATGGCAAAATTTGGATTCAACGTGATGGCACTGAAGATGGACTAGCAACGGAACTGGTGAGCGCTGGTGTGGCAAAGGATCAGATTGTATTAGGATTCCGTTCTGAAGAACTGCGGAAAAATTCCGAATTTGCGATCGCATAA